A genomic region of Alnus glutinosa chromosome 11, dhAlnGlut1.1, whole genome shotgun sequence contains the following coding sequences:
- the LOC133882466 gene encoding probable anion transporter 5, with protein sequence MRMMTFPRRYLIVILTFISTSVCYIERVGFSIAYTAAADAARVNQSTKGTILSTFYCGYACSQVPGGWVAQKIGGRKVLLVSFVLWSLTCALVPLDPNRVVVLVIARFLVGVAQGFIFPSIHTVLAQWVPPHERSRSVSLTMSGMYLGAAAGMLFLPSLVKYRGPQSVFLAEAALGAMWCVLWFNYASDPPRSEHPKATAAGFGESLLPTKGNQKMKVENGGFSAKSANIPWKKILYSLPVWAIVVNNFTFHYALYVLMNWLPTYFEQGLQLSLQEMGSSKMMPYFNMFIFSNIGGVIADHLIIKRILSVTNIRKLLNTVGFLVASLALMAIPVFRTSGGAVFCSSMALGFLALGRAGFAVNHMDIAPRYAGIVMGVSNTAGTFAGIIGVDLTGRLLEAAKTANSDLSSPECWRTVFYIPGLLCIFSSVVFLVFSTGERIFD encoded by the coding sequence ATGAGGATGATGACATTTCCAAGGCGTTACTTGATTGTCATTTTAACCTTCATCAGCACATCTGTTTGCTATATAGAACGTGTgggattctctattgcatatacgGCTGCGGCTGATGCTGCTAGGGTAAATCAATCAACTAAAGGAACAATACTTTCTACTTTCTACTGTGGATATGCCTGTTCACAGGTTCCTGGAGGATGGGTAGCTCAGAAAATTGGGGGAAGGAAGGTCCTCCTTGTTTCTTTTGTATTATGGTCATTGACTTGTGCATTAGTCCCACTAGATCCTAATCGAGTTGTAGTTTTAGTGATTGCCCGCTTCCTAGTTGGTGTGGCACAAGGCTTCATCTTCCCCTCTATCCACACAGTTTTAGCACAGTGGGTTCCACCCCATGAAAGATCTAGATCAGTTTCTCTAACAATGTCTGGGATGTACCTTGGTGCGGCTGCAGGAATGCTTTTCCTTCCGAGCCTGGTTAAGTATAGAGGGCCCCAATCTGTATTTCTTGCTGAGGCAGCATTAGGTGCCATGTGGTGTGTTCTGTGGTTCAATTATGCTAGTGATCCTCCTCGGTCTGAACATCCAAAAGCCACTGCTGCTGGTTTTGGTGAATCTTTGCTGCCAACCAAAGGAAATCAGAAAATGAAAGTGGAGAATGGAGGATTTTCTGCCAAAAGTGCCAACATCCCAtggaagaaaattttatacAGCTTGCCGGTTTGGGCAATTGTGGTAAACAATTTCACCTTTCATTATGCTTTGTATGTGTTGATGAACTGGCTACCCACATACTTTGAACAAGGCCTGCAGCTTAGCCTTCAGGAGATGGGGTCATCTAAAATGATGCCTTATTTCAACatgtttatattttcaaatattgGTGGGGTGATTGCTGACCACTTAATCATTAAGAGAATCTTGTCGGTGACCAATATCCGGAAGTTATTAAACACTGTAGGATTCTTAGTTGCTTCTCTTGCATTGATGGCAATTCCTGTCTTCAGAACTTCAGGTGGGGCTGTCTTCTGTTCTTCTATGGCTCTTGGTTTCTTGGCTCTAGGAAGAGCCGGGTTTGCAGTGAACCATATGGATATTGCTCCTAGATATGCAGGGATTGTGATGGGAGTTTCTAATACTGCTGGTACGTTTGCTGGCATTATTGGAGTTGATCTCACTGGGAGGCTTCTTGAAGCTGCAAAAACTGCTAATTCAGATCTATCAAGTCCAGAATGCTGGAGAACAGTGTTTTATATACCAGGGTTGCTCTGCATCTTTAGTTCTGtggtgtttttagtgttttcaacCGGGGAGAGAATTTTTGATTGA